GAACAGAAAGAAAATGTCACTGCAGAGAAGTTGAAAGATAAGGTCGCAAGCATTCTTTTCGACCTGCTTACCGACATTCCCGAATCCCTCTATGGACAGAACAACAACCCCGACGAAAAGGTCAAGCATCTTACGCGTCAGGCTGCGTTCAAGGCATCTACCGTCAGTGCCACCCTTTCTATTCCTGCAGGCATCACCGGCATCCTCACCTCCATCCCGGACATTGCCGCCGTATGGCGCATCCAGGCTCAGTTGGTTTCCGACATTGCCGCATCCTATGGAAAGCTGGCCCAGCTCAGCCGGGAAGCTATGGTTTGGTGTCTGTTCCGCCATAGCGCCGCCTCCCTTTTGCGCGACGTGGCCGTCCGCACCGGGAGCCGCCTGGTCATCCAGAAACTTTCAATGAGTGCCCTCCAGAAACTGGTCCAGAAGTTGGGCCTCAAGATTTCCCAGAAGTTGCTGAGCAAGGTCGTCCTCCGCGCCATTCCAGCCATCGGCGCCATCGGTAACGGAGCCTACGCTTATTACGACACCAAAGAAGTGGGAAAAACCGCAGCAGCCTACTTCAAGGCTCTTTCCGACCAAGTCCCCGATATTACCGAGGCTGAAATCGTCTCCCCCGACGAAAAGACCAACGACAAGTAAGGCAAATCATGCAGGCGGCGGCCTCGTTCCTCAAAAAGCATGCTATTGAAATTTCGCTAGTAGCAATCCTGCTGGCGTTTTTTTACATTTTCTGCATATAGCGAAGTCATTCCCGTCAATGACGGCAAGGGCGTAGATGGAGAGTTCTATTACAGCGTAGCCAAAAGTTTTCTTGACGACTTCGGAACCGTAGGTTACGGCAACTTCCGCATCCAGCGAATCTTTCCCTTCTGCCTCATCAACATTTTCCTGGTTTCCTACTACTATCTTCTGAAAAATAAGACCGTCTTGTCCATCGCCGTGGCCATGCTTGGGCTACTGAACTGGCCCACCGTCACCTACTCCCTGATGTTGCAGACTCTC
The Fibrobacter sp. genome window above contains:
- a CDS encoding EcsC family protein — its product is MEQKENVTAEKLKDKVASILFDLLTDIPESLYGQNNNPDEKVKHLTRQAAFKASTVSATLSIPAGITGILTSIPDIAAVWRIQAQLVSDIAASYGKLAQLSREAMVWCLFRHSAASLLRDVAVRTGSRLVIQKLSMSALQKLVQKLGLKISQKLLSKVVLRAIPAIGAIGNGAYAYYDTKEVGKTAAAYFKALSDQVPDITEAEIVSPDEKTNDK